GAAGCCTGGTCTCATTTTCACCAGCACCATTCAAGGATAACCAGAAAGGTAATATCAtggtgtcaaaactgtcttcaTTCCCCAGTAACAAGAAAGAAATACTCCACCCGAGAGATCTTTTATCTTTCAAGCAATGAGCACATGGTGAGAGAAATGAAGAATACCTTGATAATGAACATGAAAAATATGCAGGTGAAGATACAGCTCTGATTAGCACAACAAATTAGTTGCTCACAATCATCCTTACGAACTCAATGATCTAATACATAACAGGCAGCTGATTTTTGTCCCAAGTAAACAGATGGACCTTAACCATTTCTGGATCTGGAAAACTCATAGGGATGAATAAGAGCCCCTGAGAGGATTGGACAATGCAGCAAAAATCAACTACTGCACAAAACTACACAATGAAATTAAAATAGGATCACTGAGACAAGAAGTAACTATGTTGATCCCGATCATGTAATGGAGAGGTTCAGTAACTTCCACTAAAACATTTACTCCTTCAGAACACAACTATAGTTCGAAATGATATTCTTTACCCTATTTCTCTTATTCCTTTCAGGTGGCAGAAAGTGGAAGGATAAATAAGAAAGGTCATGCCTACTGGGTCCACTAGCACAGAACGCTCAtctttgaatttttatttttattatttatttactcCTTCAAAGATTCAAAATTTGTCAGGGTTGGGGGCAGTGCAAATAAAAATCTCTGTTTATCACCTGCATAACCAAATAGCCCAAAAACATTCTTGATTAATTACCTGTAAATTATGCATTTTGTTGAACTTGCCGATATAATTGCAACATCCAATCAGCATAGCTATTTGTACCCCCAACCTGGTCCTCAACTAGATTAGCAAGCAGGTAGAAGCCTTCTCTTGGTTGTTCACCTTGCCATACAAGGTGACAGAGTTGATAATATGACGGGTCACATTCCCTGTACTTCTTAATTATCCTCATCAACCTTCTTGATATTTCATTGTCTCGCTCCATAAGGCAAACCTGGTTTTCACAAAGCAAGCGCAGCAAATTCAGTGGGGATAAGAAGCATGAAAAAGACGCACTGAGAACACTTTGTAGCGCTTAAACTTTGAAAGTTAAATTGCATCAGGCTGCACTTTGTTGGTGGATGTGGGCCTGAGATCCCAGTTTCCTACAGGCCACAACTATGTCAGAAGTAAATATTTGCTCGGACAACTATTCAACTTAGCACATCTTTTTGAAAGCtcttaatttatcttttatcttttgGCTATTTGAAACACATAATTTGCTTCATGTCCATGCAAATTTTGGCTTAAGAATGAATTGTCATTAATGTGAACAGTACATAGAAAACATGTAACATCTGCACAGTTAAATATCCATAGTACTGATGGAAAACCTATTCCTTAGACATGAtaaacttagaaaaatattcttctaattaaacaaataaagattATTGCAACTTCTTAATAACAAATGTTTCATAGCTTAGAAACACAATCttctaattaaacaaataaagattATTGTAATTTCTAAACACCATATTGGCATCACCATACCCAAAAATCAAGGTGTAAAAGTATTTTGAAAATAacgcaaaataaaagaaaggaaatgtgCTCTTAAATTTAGgacatgaaagaaaagaaaatcaagctAAAATAAGTCACAAATGAACAGCTAAAAAAGAAATGATAAGAAACAATACATACCTTTGAATAGTCGGTGGCATAATCTTCACCAAGTACACTCCTAGCTATATCTGGTGATAGCATTCTACCAAACCATAAAACAAATCGAAAACCATCATCATATATATAAATTCCACTTGAGCCTAGGCTCTCTGCAGAAAGTGGAAGTCTCTTCCAAACATTCTCTGATTCATCAGTAAAAGATGCCTGAAAATCGGTTACAAAGATATGATACAAGGACGAAAACAATAGAACACAGTAACAGCAGGAGTTCACACTAAAATAGCACTGCTTACCTTCAAGAGGTACTCATCTAGCCGAATCAGATTTGGATACAAAAGTTTCAACAATTTTTTAACTGGCAAAGCCATCACCGTATATCCAGCAGCACAGCGTTCATCAAGCTGAACGTCAGGATATCCACCACGAAGAGGTGTTGATTTACACAATGCTAAACCATATAGAGCCAATAACTTCAAAGATTCGGGGTATATCATCCTGCCTCCCAAGCGGTGCTGGACAGCATGAAGGTTTCTATACTCTCTAAGGGCCTTGACAATCCTAAATTGAACAGAAGTTCGAGCTTCGTCCAATTTGTAGGACAGTGATTTCTCAATTGCTGCAAAATAAGTTTTCTAGGATGACCATCAAGAATAGACCTAAAGAGCAGGAGAAATCAAGAGGGAAGAGAAACAGTTACCAAGTCTTGAAAGCAAAGATACTATGGCACCAATATCAGCCTGGCGATACAATTCTCCTAGATCAGCAACAACTGGAGCTGCAGCATTGTGTACCCTAATACGCCTTTCTCCAGAAGATGATGTGTACCTTAAAATGGTTAAGAAATACAAGACTGCCTTCAACAGTCATCAAACGAAGCTGCCAAAGGTCACAACAAAATAAACACAATGAACTTCCACCATGACCTAGAAACCATGGAACATGCAAATTGATCATATGATAGAATGCACAGAGATCCTTGACAAAATCAAGATATAGACCTCTTTACAACAGTTAATACAGCAAAGACTGATTAATAGAGGGTTTCTTTACAATGATGGGATTTCAGTTCTAAAATATGTATCTATATGTGTCTGGGTCAGCGTTTGTGTGtctatatacatacatatgtatataaacatatacagatattttatataaatatatatacacacacacacacacttttTTGCTATCCATCAAACAATTCCAAAATCAAATGTGACTgagctcatatacacaagcctgTAGAAGCACAGCAAAACACATTTTCCAGTACAAAGGATACAATAAAGCAACTTGGAAATACACCCTATCCGTTGTCAGCAGTGTTTCTTCAAGGCATAACTGCATTGCATATGCCTTATCACAGTCAACAGCAGGAAGTGCCATAAGATCAGTAGATCGCAACATAAAGTTCCCATGGTAAGAAGTAAAACGCACACCTATAAACAAAAGCGAGATTAATTGCCAGTACCAATGAAGCAACCCATGCAAGAGTAGCCAGAAAAGTGAAACAGAAGTAGGAGAATTGTGATTAGATCACTTATCAAATAATGAAGACAACTGACCTCTCCCACATCGTATACGCATAACAGCTTCCCATGCAGTCTCTCTTGTAAGATCTCTACCTAACTCGTGTCTTAGTTTATCTTTGTGAACAGAAGCAACAAAATTTGGATAGTAGTATACCTGCCCACCAGTATATTTTGCCAGAGTTCCTACAGCAAATTAGAGGAAAACAGATTAAAATCTTATTAACAGTAATCATGACGCTGATCTAACCTGTAGCAAACGTTTGTAGTCCAAGATGCTAGAGAAATTATGGAATTAAATTTACTTATAAGTTCAGCAAAGAGAAAGTAGCAAAGCCGTCAATGTGCCATTTTATGCCCAGAAATGCAATTGATGAAGGGTAAGGATCTGTGCACTCCACTTTTTGCTTCATCCAGTCCCCTTGTTTTTTTTATCATGTAAAAACATTAAAACATGCATGAGGTCTAAAACCAACAGTTCTCATACCAACTACAAATACGGATTTTTTTGGGTCTTTTCACATAATAAAAAACAGAAAGGTGAATGTATGCAGCTGTTCATGGAGTGTATAGACCATTAGCCTTAATAAAGCATTGTCAAGTGATATAATCAACTAAGAGATCTCTTACTACATGTGTCCAGTAAAACTTAGATTAAGAGCATACCTAAGGTGGCTATGTCAGTATACTTATCGCTGAATGCATATATATTAACTGCTATCTGGAATTTGGAGAAATCAGCAGCCATCTGTTTATAAAATGGATCTTCTGGAACTCTTAATGTATGCTCTTTCTCGGTCCCATATACACGCGCATCATCTCCACGAAGCCTCAGGCGGCCAGCACCTAGCGATGGCAATGTGTTTTGAAAAATCAACAATTTGCCGCCAAGTTGGCTCTggcagtgaaaaaaaaaaattgttttataACAAACTGCATTTTTTACAAACATTTAAAAATATGAACCAACAATATCCAAAATGAACCACAGAAGGCCAATATTGGAGTTCAGTAAATGCCATAGACCAAAATTTCATTACCAAATAGTGATTGAATAATAACAGCACATCATTGTAAAAAATAAGGGAAAAAGAGGAAAGGTATTTCACACCATAACCATGAAAGCCGCTTTGAGAGCTGGACCAAAAGCAGACTCCACATTCATGTTCTCCTGAAACATGGAGGGCAAGCTGTCGAGAAATGCATCAACAACGGTTCTTGACTCAGACAAGTTAACAAGAAGATCATCTGGCAAGGGTACAAATATGTCATCCAGATCCGAGACCACCATCATCTGAGGCTGAGTCAAAGAAGACTGGCCAAGAAAAGGTTTAGAATTAAATCAGCAGATTTGAACATTAGAAGGACACATAAACGTATGACATGGAACAATGtaccaaaaaatttcacttg
The Coffea arabica cultivar ET-39 chromosome 6c, Coffea Arabica ET-39 HiFi, whole genome shotgun sequence genome window above contains:
- the LOC113692166 gene encoding protein transport protein SEC24 A-like; this encodes MGTENPNRANFSQRPSTTPFSASQNASPFSPSSQVAGAVASSFRPYNPLPSSQIPPSFSSGPLAGPEASGFRSVHQGRLSDPSGPPPAPSYGPSQTRPSQHLPSPQFSSPAQVPPLWTSTGERPVVAPSGRPSAGPFSSTPVSFQMQPQPPTIPLGSPPKSMNTVQRGMNVPQSSMDSPFAAVSTNLQPSSPPMRAPFPAARGTLQSVFPGYPSQQYNAVPQTPPVNSVAFPPQQGGSVAPPPAVSRPYIGQQGSYVQSPSISAPLGMYSQDRMQHPASLPHLGTAQGLVEDFSSLSLGSVPGSLDGGIDSKALPRPLDGDVEPKSFAEMYPGNCSSRYLRLSTCAMPNSQSLASRWHLPLGAVVCPLAEAPESEEVPIVNFLTTGIIRCRRCRTYVNPYVTFTDHGRKWRCNLCSLLNDVPGEYYAHLDASGRRIDLDQRPELTKGSVEFIAPAEYMVRPPMPPLYFFLIDVSVCAVRSGMLEVVAQTIKSCLDTLPGFPRTQIGFITYDSTVHFYNIKSSLTQPQMMVVSDLDDIFVPLPDDLLVNLSESRTVVDAFLDSLPSMFQENMNVESAFGPALKAAFMVMSQLGGKLLIFQNTLPSLGAGRLRLRGDDARVYGTEKEHTLRVPEDPFYKQMAADFSKFQIAVNIYAFSDKYTDIATLGTLAKYTGGQVYYYPNFVASVHKDKLRHELGRDLTRETAWEAVMRIRCGRGVRFTSYHGNFMLRSTDLMALPAVDCDKAYAMQLCLEETLLTTDRVYFQVALLYTSSSGERRIRVHNAAAPVVADLGELYRQADIGAIVSLLSRLAIEKSLSYKLDEARTSVQFRIVKALREYRNLHAVQHRLGGRMIYPESLKLLALYGLALCKSTPLRGGYPDVQLDERCAAGYTVMALPVKKLLKLLYPNLIRLDEYLLKASFTDESENVWKRLPLSAESLGSSGIYIYDDGFRFVLWFGRMLSPDIARSVLGEDYATDYSKVCLMERDNEISRRLMRIIKKYRECDPSYYQLCHLVWQGEQPREGFYLLANLVEDQVGGTNSYADWMLQLYRQVQQNA